In Dyadobacter sp. NIV53, a single window of DNA contains:
- a CDS encoding DDE-type integrase/transposase/recombinase — MAKRTPWDKYQLILPSLSQDVSIKEISRTHNIPVRTLRDWKKKFINLGLPGLHHLKRKDKGTRRCMSQQMQELVGGFALLKPKLKIRAIYQKIVLLAEQSNQTPPSYTTLYNVVRKIKPALLTLSHEGVRAYRQKFELIYRRECKAPNEIWQCDHTELDIYVLDSDGKEIKVWLTIIMDNYSRAIAGFLLSVEDPSSINTALALRQAISRKEEPRWQICGIPQILYTDHGTDFMSVHIQQVCVSLKIRHFKSAVGRPQSRGKIERFFRTLNDTLLASLPGYSQNGKPLSKPKLTFTELNFALKDFIPYPAYQLHLC; from the coding sequence ATGGCAAAGCGAACCCCATGGGATAAGTATCAACTTATTCTGCCATCACTCAGTCAGGATGTTTCTATAAAAGAAATATCCCGGACTCATAATATACCGGTGCGAACTCTGCGTGACTGGAAGAAAAAATTCATAAACTTGGGTCTTCCCGGACTGCATCATTTAAAAAGAAAGGATAAGGGAACGCGAAGGTGTATGTCACAGCAAATGCAAGAACTGGTCGGCGGATTCGCTTTACTCAAACCCAAACTGAAAATTAGGGCTATCTATCAAAAAATTGTTTTGTTAGCTGAGCAGTCCAATCAAACGCCCCCTTCCTATACAACATTATATAATGTTGTACGCAAGATCAAGCCGGCATTGTTGACGCTATCTCATGAAGGTGTTAGAGCTTACCGACAAAAATTTGAACTCATTTATCGTCGAGAGTGCAAGGCCCCCAATGAAATATGGCAATGTGATCACACAGAGCTTGACATTTATGTCCTAGATAGTGATGGAAAGGAAATAAAAGTCTGGCTTACTATTATAATGGATAATTATAGCCGGGCGATTGCAGGATTTCTATTATCAGTAGAGGATCCAAGCTCTATTAATACCGCTTTGGCATTAAGACAGGCAATTTCCAGAAAAGAGGAACCACGCTGGCAGATTTGTGGAATACCACAGATTCTTTACACTGACCATGGCACTGATTTCATGTCTGTACATATTCAACAGGTATGTGTAAGTTTAAAGATTCGTCACTTCAAATCAGCTGTGGGCCGTCCACAAAGCCGCGGTAAAATTGAACGGTTTTTTAGAACATTGAATGACACGCTTCTAGCAAGCCTACCTGGTTATAGCCAGAATGGCAAACCTCTTTCTAAACCAAAGTTGACTTTTACGGAGCTTAATTTTGCTTTAAAGGACTTTATACCGTATCCGGCCTACCAACTACATCTTTGTTAA
- a CDS encoding IS3 family transposase, with protein sequence MVLEMIKNARLSSSGRKLLTSQQKAYLVEEWDLSGLSCPEFCRRHGLISSQLYKWRKDAKSGAVMSIKNDGQLHSKTELEVLRRENDELKRALGEATLDIKVLKKAGDGSTTKPAVESLSREFGLSINRIIKILGVAKSSIYYQARPYPKRKKIVKKYLSDAAKANIRSISSMKSTYGTPRVRAILQRDYGVTLSKYMVHRFMKEEGLLLKRFRTRGNSRIHTGKIAVVKSNTRWASDITSIKCWNGQKLRLAFVIDCCDRSIISWKAGTHIQGCDIELLVQNALFERFGESLPPKGQLQLLHDNGPEYIEKNLRKSLKQWNIEDCNTPTYSPQSNGMCEALNGTFKRDYVFENCLDNPTVVMSQIQKWVDEYNNFAPHSALKMKTPKEYFNFQIAA encoded by the coding sequence ATGGTATTAGAGATGATTAAGAATGCACGCCTAAGTTCATCAGGAAGAAAATTGCTTACCTCGCAACAAAAGGCTTACTTAGTGGAAGAATGGGATTTATCTGGCTTGTCTTGTCCCGAGTTTTGTCGTCGACACGGTCTAATATCAAGCCAGCTATATAAATGGCGTAAGGATGCAAAATCAGGAGCAGTTATGAGTATAAAAAATGATGGCCAGCTACACTCTAAAACGGAGTTAGAGGTCTTGCGAAGAGAAAATGATGAACTTAAGAGGGCTCTGGGAGAGGCCACACTTGATATTAAGGTTCTAAAAAAAGCTGGAGATGGATCAACTACGAAACCGGCAGTTGAATCGCTATCCAGGGAATTCGGATTAAGTATCAACCGAATCATCAAAATATTGGGAGTTGCCAAATCTAGCATCTATTACCAAGCCAGGCCTTATCCCAAGAGAAAGAAAATTGTAAAAAAATACCTGTCAGATGCGGCTAAGGCTAATATTCGATCAATATCAAGCATGAAGTCAACCTATGGAACACCTCGTGTGCGAGCTATTTTACAAAGGGATTATGGTGTTACATTATCCAAATATATGGTTCACCGCTTTATGAAAGAGGAAGGTTTACTATTAAAACGATTTCGAACCAGAGGAAATAGTAGGATTCATACTGGAAAAATAGCCGTTGTTAAATCCAATACAAGATGGGCTAGCGACATAACGTCTATTAAGTGTTGGAATGGTCAAAAACTTCGACTGGCCTTTGTGATCGACTGTTGTGACAGATCAATTATTAGCTGGAAAGCAGGCACGCATATTCAAGGATGTGATATCGAATTATTAGTACAGAATGCCCTATTTGAAAGATTCGGTGAAAGTTTACCGCCAAAAGGGCAGCTTCAACTACTACATGATAACGGACCTGAATACATAGAGAAAAATCTAAGAAAAAGTCTTAAACAATGGAATATTGAAGATTGTAATACACCGACATATTCACCACAATCAAATGGCATGTGTGAGGCACTGAATGGCACTTTTAAAAGAGATTACGTCTTTGAAAATTGTCTCGATAATCCAACAGTTGTGATGTCACAAATACAAAAATGGGTAGATGAATATAATAATTTTGCTCCTCATTCAGCTTTAAAAATGAAAACACCAAAAGAATATTTTAACTTTCAAATCGCTGCGTAA
- a CDS encoding YhcG family protein: MNLYWELGKAISEKQASGWGKSIVTTLSNELQSEFPAMSGFSVANLWLISQFYTEYALDENLVPLVREISWTKHIVILKKCKNSQQRQFYILATKKFGWTKDVLSHQIANKTYEKYLLNQTNFDEVLPENLKKQAYLAVKDNYTFDFLNLADQHSENDLEQALIKNIRQFLLEMGSDFTFIGNQYKLWVDKREFKIDLLLFHRKLQSLIAIDLKIGEFEPEHKGKMEFYLSVLNDKIKLPHENPAIGIIICKSKNRTIVEYSLKSATLPIGVATYQTTSSLPVEYQALLPSANVISQKLMQFLQEAQD, encoded by the coding sequence TTGAATCTATACTGGGAGTTAGGTAAGGCAATTTCTGAAAAACAGGCTAGCGGTTGGGGAAAATCTATTGTAACAACCTTGTCAAACGAACTGCAAAGTGAATTTCCGGCTATGAGCGGATTTTCAGTAGCCAATTTATGGCTTATCAGTCAATTTTACACAGAATATGCACTTGATGAGAATCTCGTACCACTGGTACGAGAAATTAGCTGGACCAAACATATCGTGATTTTAAAGAAGTGTAAAAATAGTCAACAGCGTCAGTTTTACATTTTGGCAACTAAAAAGTTTGGCTGGACCAAAGATGTATTATCCCACCAAATAGCAAATAAAACGTACGAAAAATACCTTCTCAATCAAACCAATTTTGATGAAGTACTGCCAGAAAACCTGAAAAAACAAGCTTATTTAGCTGTAAAAGACAATTACACATTTGACTTTTTAAATCTTGCAGACCAGCACTCAGAAAATGACCTTGAACAAGCGCTAATCAAAAACATCCGTCAATTCCTGCTTGAAATGGGCTCAGATTTCACCTTTATTGGCAATCAATACAAATTATGGGTTGACAAAAGAGAGTTCAAAATCGATTTGTTACTATTTCATAGAAAGTTACAAAGCCTTATTGCGATTGATTTGAAAATTGGAGAATTTGAACCAGAGCACAAGGGTAAAATGGAGTTTTACCTTTCGGTACTCAACGACAAGATTAAACTGCCTCACGAAAATCCGGCCATCGGAATTATCATTTGTAAAAGTAAAAACCGCACAATCGTAGAATATTCTCTTAAATCTGCAACGCTGCCAATCGGTGTTGCAACTTATCAAACAACCAGCTCATTACCAGTTGAGTATCAGGCCCTGCTGCCTTCTGCAAATGTTATCAGTCAAAAATTAATGCAATTTCTTCAGGAAGCACAGGATTGA
- a CDS encoding ISKra4 family transposase yields the protein MKFKLQLVCEPGENETTCTDEIFTFEKTFDTFENIGLNLCESKQLLKNLQQSIVERQLEAFIKSKRLQRLRKKGNYTIKLKTLFGNITFQSPRYYGEGKKTFSPLNELLTNHTTPELLFLETKWACLIPFEKTANLLKEVLPVAETINATTIQNHLYDLALAQEQEIGEEQWMYDCGSINQRQALPRPERTMVVGIDGGYVRDWKDKKSIFEVIAGKSVPAEKPAKCFAFVGSYDLKSKRRFYNHLVSQGMQPHQQLEFFSDGADNLRNLQTYLNAESTHILDWFHITMKLTVLHQCTLGLIKVDEKRGKAFQHLLTRIKWNLWHGNAVRAIEHCEDLDFYLTDHLEDEGQKKKYDKIKPFQTYVTDFDKYITNNQNFIVNYAERYNYGEVISTSFVESTVNYVISKRFSKKQSMQWTKKGAHLLLQVRTKVLNNEWEDSFRKMYPDFRPIKLVKDPDIIQEAA from the coding sequence ATGAAATTCAAACTCCAATTAGTATGTGAACCTGGGGAAAATGAAACTACTTGCACTGACGAAATTTTCACCTTTGAAAAGACATTTGACACTTTTGAAAACATTGGATTGAACCTTTGTGAATCAAAGCAGCTATTGAAAAACCTACAGCAATCCATCGTTGAAAGGCAACTGGAAGCCTTTATCAAAAGCAAAAGGCTACAAAGGCTTCGTAAAAAAGGAAATTATACCATTAAACTCAAAACACTTTTCGGTAATATCACTTTTCAAAGCCCCAGATACTATGGCGAAGGCAAAAAGACTTTCAGCCCTCTGAATGAATTACTTACAAATCATACTACCCCTGAGCTTTTGTTTCTTGAAACAAAATGGGCCTGTTTAATCCCTTTTGAAAAGACGGCAAATTTATTAAAAGAAGTCCTGCCAGTAGCGGAAACGATTAATGCGACAACGATCCAGAACCATCTTTATGATTTGGCCTTAGCCCAGGAGCAAGAGATTGGAGAAGAACAGTGGATGTACGATTGTGGCAGCATAAACCAGCGGCAGGCGTTACCAAGGCCGGAAAGAACCATGGTTGTGGGTATTGATGGTGGTTATGTCCGGGACTGGAAAGATAAAAAGAGCATTTTTGAAGTAATAGCTGGCAAGTCGGTTCCGGCTGAAAAACCTGCCAAATGTTTTGCATTCGTCGGATCCTATGATTTAAAATCCAAACGCCGGTTTTATAACCATCTTGTATCACAAGGAATGCAGCCCCACCAACAGCTCGAATTTTTTTCGGATGGTGCTGATAATCTGCGAAATCTACAAACCTACCTTAATGCGGAATCCACACACATTCTGGATTGGTTTCATATTACCATGAAATTGACAGTTCTGCACCAGTGTACTTTAGGACTAATAAAAGTCGATGAAAAACGAGGGAAAGCTTTTCAACATTTATTGACCCGTATTAAATGGAATTTATGGCATGGTAATGCTGTAAGAGCTATTGAGCATTGTGAGGATCTTGACTTCTACCTTACTGATCATTTGGAAGACGAAGGCCAAAAGAAAAAATATGACAAGATTAAACCCTTCCAGACATACGTTACCGATTTCGACAAATACATTACAAACAATCAAAATTTTATTGTCAATTACGCCGAGCGGTATAATTACGGTGAAGTTATTTCAACCAGCTTTGTGGAATCCACTGTCAATTATGTAATTTCTAAACGGTTTTCTAAAAAACAGTCCATGCAGTGGACCAAAAAAGGCGCACACTTACTGCTTCAAGTCCGGACAAAAGTTTTAAACAACGAATGGGAAGATAGTTTTCGGAAAATGTATCCGGATTTCAGGCCAATCAAATTGGTGAAGGATCCTGATATCATACAGGAAGCGGCATGA